Below is a window of Impatiens glandulifera chromosome 2, dImpGla2.1, whole genome shotgun sequence DNA.
TATTTCTCAAGAATAGACCactttttattctttcaaattgatttgaGAATTTGTTTTTCCTGACCTGAATGTAGTGATCGATTTGAGCCTCATCTGTTCATTTTCTCGTATGAGAACCCACTTAAACTTGGGAGATGTTAAATCAGAGGAGGTTCCAGAAGAAACAGTGAAGGCTGTTGCAGAAACTTTGAGGAGTTCTCCTTTCCTTAAGGTGTCTGAAGATGGTGAGCTTTAGTTTTGTTCATGTTTTGTCTTAATGTAATGTATGCCAAGATTATGTCCTGTGATACATGCTGGAAGTGTGAAGCTAAAGAATATTACATAGAGTTCATTATTCATGGGGATATCATGGGAATATATGACATGCTAGTTTGTGCAgctttcaattattattttttcctttgtCCAGGAAAGAGAATTGGGAGGGCTTTTGAGCTTCCCAAACCAGAGGAAGTTATACAACAACTAGATAATAGGACAATTGCTGCATCACCATTACAATATGATGTCAAGCTTGAAGATGTGGAATCTTTCTTTAGTCAATTTGCAAAGGTACGTTTCCTACCCATACACATCTGAGCACCCCCTAAACTGAAAAACAGAGAGAAGAACAAATTGTTTTATTGTTGACAACTTTCTTAGCCTTGTCTATTTATGATGTCTGTATTAGAAATAACTTATGAGAATAACTGGGTTTTAATGCTGCGAGTCTTCTGATTACAACTGCTCAAGTTTGAGTTCAAATATGTCTATACTTTGAATTAATCCTGATACTGTTAGATctagtatcattatatatttcaGTACATGACCTTAATCTTTATCCATGTCAAAATCTGTTGCTGGGGCCATTATGAAATGTGTGCTGAATATATATACTCccttaattatttgataaaaatattattcaatctaTATATAGTGTTACATTTCACACTATTTGTTGCAGGTTACTAGCGTTAGGCTGCCTCGTCATGTTTCTGACAAAAGGTTATTCTGTGGCACTGCTCTCATTGAGTTCTCAACAGAAGAAGATGCAGAAAGTATCTTGAAACAAAGCTTGGTTCATGCTGGTGTTGAGTTAGAACTAAAAACCAAGTAAGCTTTGTTTGTTTTAACATGTATATGGTTTTTTTCAgcactatttttttattcaccAAGCTTATAATAGTGGAGGTGACTCTTTTGAGGATCTTCTGGAAACAATATTACCTATTTTTACTCATTtcctattatttatttgttggatGTAATCTTATTCAAGGATGGAGAGGGctcatttttatgtttttgaatttgaatGAGCAAGTTTTAGATCTTTATGCAATTATTTTCCCCACACAGGAAGGATTTTGACGAAGAAAGAGTTAAACTGGAAGAAGCTTCTGCAACAACCAATGTTGCAGTGGGGAGGAACGATAGAAAGAATTCGACTGCTGAAGAGACGTAAGCAATGAaactttttttaacttaaaaaactAAACAATCTACTGCTtataatcttattgtgttttgTCACAAATACAGCTACACGAAGGggttaattatttcatttaccCTGAAGAAACTGTTGCCTGATGGTTCTGTAGAGGAAATTACTCTCAAAGAGTCATCCAATGGCAATGATGAAAATGCAGGTGAAGGAGTTGAGAAGGTCATCTCAGAAAAGCCTACAGAGGAGATGGAGAAAGAGAATGTAGAAACTCCCGAGGAAAAAGTGGTTCCTGCAAAAGAGGGCATGAAGGATCTAGTTTCCCGAGAAGATTTGAAGGAAATTTTCGACAAGTATGGCAGTGTGAAGGTACTAATACTTTATTCATGTCTAATATAATAAGAATGTGTTCCTCCATTAATTTTGCATGATATAAAAATAGCCCTCCAAAGTCACAGTATTGCTTTGGTTGACTGATACTGTTGAACTAATTTTCTGAGTCAGTTAGTATATTCATGTAAATCTACTATGAAGCTAgatggaaaatattttattgtgacatttttaaaaatatcccTTGAATGTCACAATATATTGCTTAGGTTGACTGATATTGTTGAACTAATTTTCGGAGTCCATTAGTAGATTAAAGTAAATCTATTATGAACTAGCTGGAAAATAAACAACTCCTTAGGCCTTGTTTTgtctttgggttatttgaataaccaagtatttatttctaaatattcTTTCTTCATGTATGTTATTGAAAATCatgttatttgggtaaaaaagACAGTAGATGCATaaattttggttgatgatttgaataatgcatagatattgaattatttgaaatcaatcTGAAATAACCCATCTCAGTTTAGTTTTGTGCagaaaagtttgtttatttttgtggTGATGTAAATCTAAAATAGTTGAAATCAAATTTCTAACTACTAGTTGTtgttggtatatatatatatatacatatacagtACATTGAGTTTGCAATAGGAGAAACTTCAGGGTTTATCCGGTTTAATGAAGCTGAAGCTGGGCAAAAAGCCCGAGCTGCTGCTGCACTTGCAGAACAAGGTGGTCTTATCGTAAAAGATTACATTGCTACTTTAGATTCTGTTACAGGTAAATACATTCAGCAACAATTCTTTTGGATTatctttttctttaattatcaAAACTGCTTATATGTATGTTTAATTGTTTCTTATTAGGTGAGGCTGAAAAGGAGTACTGGGGCAAACTCCGCGGTGGTCAAGGAAGGTATAAAGATTCTAAGAATAACCGTGGAGGAGGAAGGtgtgtataaataaatagacaTAATATCTTATTAGTAATAGGTCATTTTGACaaatctaatttgtttttttaacaataGAGGTGGGAGAGGACACCGAGGAGGCAGCGGTGGAAGGCATCAATACAATGGCAAGCATCATCGATCTGGAGGAGATCACAATGATTCTCGCAAGGCCAGGAAGATTGAGGCATCATAAGAGCAGAGCACCCAACAAACTTGAACTTTTTAATGCTCTTTTTTTGACTAATTTTATGATACTTTAGTTATTTTGgatttaattactttttaaatatgttttgtgCTAAAAATATCTATGGTTGATGTGCTCTTTTTCTTATAACCATAATCATTATGTGAAAGAAAGTTGGTCAACTGTTgccctttaatttatttttttctcattatacTTTTAGGCTTCATAGAAAATATTATGTCATATTTGTGAAATTTCACTTTATAAGTTGATAGAGAAATATGGATTTGTTTACTTTATAAGTTATATATCAACAAACTGGTTTAGTgcatattatatacatatttacattaATGTAAGTTTAATGTCAAAACATTGCGTTGATCGCATATTGGTTTGCagaacatgttatatatatttatattatgtaagttcaaataaatataattcaattttgcATCCAACATTGGAAAACCCTCTATTCCTTCACATCTCAATAACCACTCATCATCTATTCTAGAAGTAATTGACCCATCACCTATCAAAAGCAAATTTTATCATTTCAGGTGAGGGCTTCAAATACTTAAACTATAGGTACTTACTATCCTATGTTGAGGCATTCATTTTTATACTCCGGATCATCGTGTTCTCTATATGTATAAAACATCTTATCGTGTTTTCATTCTCAACCATCTTTTTTTCGCTTCTTTTTGTTTAACTGACTCTCATTTAGGGGCTGGTGCTCTGTCTTCCGGGCGTCGTTGAAGTTATGGACATCCactttttatttcttcttcatgTCGTTATATTTTGAGTTTCAATAAATGAATTTCATTTTCTTAGGAGAAAAaacaagaattaaaaaataacttttaaaagagagatgtttttttaaatgtaaaaaaagagtgagtaatttttttgtttgaaaaagaTAGTGAACaggttaataaaatatatattaaggaaAAAAATGTTCATTTTGTTTATCAATTTGTATCAAAAGTTCATACAAACTCATTTTACTTCTTAGACTTCAAGAAATGGCTCAAACTacttttaatatcatttttattgaattcctataatatattgatttgattttagattgaaaaatatatatttaaatcaagaATTGTGATTAAGAATGTGTAAAAAGTTTGTATAGATGATTTTAAAAAGCTTATGAAATTAACAACACAATTGTTAATAAAATACAATCTAAGACTCTAAGTCAATTTAAAAAAGGAGAGGCAAAAGATAGACAATGAGGAATGATGCAACATATCCACACCAAAAGAAAGTCTACCGATGCTAGTCAATTAGAGCAGCAGATCTATGCCCAAGCTCTGCGTTTTTAAACTTCGTAGCGATTATATCTTTACCTTCATCGCCGACAAGTAAAtataaatcgatttatgttagatttggttataacgttaataaataactaataaaccCTATTCTTCTTTTCAGATGCTCTAATGATTGAAAACAATATGAACAACGAAGTGATAGAACGGACGGAGGAGAATTCGATAATGAGGAATGATCAGTGATGTTGATCATTGAAAAATGCCCAAATCTGGAATGGAatttatcaaccaaaatatattattaaaaaggtTTAACTCATTCTTATTGCAACTTATTAGCAAATcaattctcattttaatttcaGCATTCAAAACAGCAGTGGCGGACctagaaatattttctcggggggtCAAATACCTAATAACGTAGTATTTTTTGactatcaaataaatgcattttttaattaaaattttactcgataattacataaaaatactaataaacacaattactaaattattcttatccatgagtcggtacaaaaaaagacaaatatcttcattacgttgactatatcaatcaatcaattcaagaaattttcctttatttgatgaactacttgactcatcatgtcctcgaaaaggtaatccttgcctcaatagaaagcgcgttacatcaaatattgtcgttaaacatgtgtgataatttatttctatatcacgaccatgtgtacgtaaaacgtttctcacgttatgtctttgatcttaaaatgattcaaattgaattctagcttcattatgacaactatttgaagttctcgtatgacgattgaatctttctaatgctcttttccaatttttgtactcatctcctataaatgtatcatctacgttttctctatttaaaggtttgaaaagataacaccaaaaacaaaatgatgcatcttttgatatgctatattctaaccatgtatatttgatcagtaacattagactcattagtaggctcattaattgattgagaagactcatgctggtcatgtgatgtagaagtacaaattcgtttatagaacatcttcattattttatatcctacataaaataaatgattaaaaataaatatgtgtcacaacccctaaataaaatctaacaaatacatttatttgttaaaataatttaaaattaagaaatataaaataatattttacccttatatttatataaatggttattttacccttatatttataagtaatttgtattattaattatattaaaattaataaaatatatatatataaataaattataatataaatgtagttttaaaataaataataatattatataatttttattattttatatataattctttatattttaacttatataaataaaggttatttatatattaactaaaatttatgtattattataaatattgtattttagaaaaaaaaatttgtataaaataaaatattaataataattacttgtattttagaaaatattttggattagtttattataaatagtgtttgtataaaataaggttataattaaaaaaaagttagaggCATGGTTTAATCACCTGACCTCTACTATAGATTCCAGCTCCAAAACCATTTAGGCAaagacttatttaataaatatatatataatatcttaaaagtttTATCCTAGTAGCCCCCTTGTAGGTCCATCACTGCAAAACAACCAACTCTTAAATATTGAGCAAAACCAAGTTATATACTTAACATAGTTTCAATATATAGTagtattgataaaaaaataaaattcattttattaagagagtaaacatattaatttactgttaaaagtaaaatatttcattttattttatgaagaagtaaataagtttgaaatatattttatatgaattttaaaatttaataagtttagtTATATgtaatttctaatttaaatattttagttttattaaacacttttattttttattcattattaaatttaattaaaaaattaatttttttttttaaatttttttaaaataataatattataaattaaaataataaatatatattaactatttaaaacatatcaacAACATAAAtgtactaaataaataaattaatttttaaatttaatttatattaaataagtctttttatcaataataatttaattatcttttagttaatcaatattaattattctaatgcagaaacttaaattaaaagaaatttctTCTCTGAAGATTAAGTTGAAAGGTCATCCATAAAGAAGCTTAATTTTCATCCCATCTTAAGTCAATGATGATCATTCTCATAAGAAGCTTAAGTTAAAACAAAGTAAATTCTCCTTGAAAGGATTAAGTTGAAGGGTCATCCCATGCATAAACTTATTGAAATTTCCCCATACACAACTTAAGTCAAAGGGTCATCCCATCAGAGACTTATGTCAAGCAAAAAATCATCCCCACATAATTCACACACTTTCATAACTATTTatccttttatgagaatacgtaAATAGCTTATCACAAGCTCggtcttaataaatttaaaacaactaaACCCTACGTCAATATTAGggacatttttataataaaaaataaaataaaattcaatttcaaaaagGATGATGACCCTTAAGCTCTTAGGTGCAGCGAGTGAACGACGAGTAAGAGTTGACAAACGAGTAAGGATGTGGGAAAAACATTTTTCCCCAACGCGTGTCTCTTGACGAGCCGATGTAACTGGTGAGATTCGTGCAAGATGCTTCGCAAATGGACCTACCTCAAGCCCATACATAAGCTTTAGCTACTAGTGTTTAAGAGGGAGCTCGTAGAAGATAAATGCCTAGACTTGGAACCATGTTATCAATAGAGTCGACATCTCGTCTCAAATAGAAGTCAAGTTCACGAATCTAATGCCtcaaaatgaaaaaatcaaGTCAAGAAAGACTAGTTGGGTGAAATACGAAAAACAACATTATTGTTCATTTAGAATTTCGTCTAATTTGGCAAGaaagaacaaagtgtttgagTCTATTAGATACACTGCAGTTATCAAGAAAAAAGACCgaagtaaaaaagaaaatactcaAAGAGGTTGAGATATAAAATTACTatttgttgttcatttagacTTTTGTCTAATTGCCAAGCAAAACAATAATGTATCGATTCTATCAAATATACTCTAAGTATAAAGAAGAGCCCAAAAACATAGAATCTAAAACACATTCACTTCCGATTATGAGAAGTGAGACTAAACTTCATGGTGCATGGTTGGAAGGTTAAGCATAATCTGAACCTTACAATGAAGTTCGACTAAACAAATTCCTTGAAAAAAACTAAGGAAAAATGTCTCAACGAAAGACAAGTGTCTAAATAGATGACATTGATCTCGATGAGAATCAATTATATATGGTGTACTCTTGACACATTCTAAAGAAGGATGTATCGACCGATTTCCGAAGATGTTTCAATATGACCAAACATCTGGAAAGAGCTGAAAAGACGTTAACACCTGGAAGGTTAAAATAGTTTAACTtctaacttaataaataaaaaaagagcaTCGAGAGAGCACTCGATATAGAAATgcattttaaatttcaataagAGGCGATTGATTTAAATTCACAAACTCACTTGAATTTCAATTGGAGGCGATTGGTTCATTGTGAATTTCATCCTCAAACGAGGCGATTGGtttcatctcaaacttcaaTCGAAGGCGATTGGTTTAACATCATTACCAAGACAAAGTTAAGTCTTCAACGATTAGACCATCAACTGAGTCTAAAGAATGAAGAGTCAATAATTACACGAGTCTCTCGAGAGGCTCGTCAGATTTGTTCTCTTTTCGTTCAATAAATCtgaaataaactataaattgggaATTTCCAACTACAGTGCCTATGTTAAATGCCacggctcagtcttttcactaaCGATCCGTGCGACACTAGTTACGATATTcacaagaacgagtaactagtcagccttactcgacacAACACTCTACgcttaatagaattgacacaagaattctagagagagagagagtaaactcttacaaagaataatattatatcacttgaatacttggtgGTTTACAAAGGaatacctcaaaggtatttataggTCTATCCTCAACTACTACATTAATTACATAACACCCAACTACCTCATTAATAAAGTGCTAGCCAACCACTACATTAATGGGTTACTACCCAACTGCCACCTTAATAGCTTACTAACCAACCACTACATTAAATGTCTCATTAATGTAAAGCATGCCATGCTTTCTTACAAAGCTTCTAGAATTTTTCTTGGGTTGGGCCTTCATGGATGATTAAGCCTCTTGGGTTAGGAAGACAAGTGGGCCGTGAAATTCTCCCCCACTCATTCCGGCGACATCCTCGTCGCATCCTCCTTGTAGGTCTGGATGATGTCTCCAAATGCGACAAAAGTTTTGAGCGATATGCTAACCTTCCAACCtgtttcttctctaagaaatGACCTTCAAATTGTCTCACAAGCCCCTTGTGAACTTTGGAAAATTGTCcctcttgatggaggagaagttttactatcacCCGGTTTCCTCCtaactccaagtgtcttctcttcttgtgcccccatttcttcattctcttgGAGACCTTATCAATTTTGCACTTCCCTTTCTTGAGGAACAACTCCTCCGGTTGTCTCTTCAATTCctccaatttgggaggttcCATGCGATAAAGAACTGTCGCTgatggtttagtacatttgCTTAACTCTTCTATGtgatccacctctctcttatggtggGGTTTCTTTGGTAATCTAATGGACATTACATCATGACATTTCTCTAGGACAGTTGTAACTTATGGAGGTGTCTTCTTTACCCattttgagagttgcatggcgAAGAGGTACCTAGTTATTCTCTTGCCCtctcttgttaaaggtattgtgcAAGTATTTCCTTGCTCTAAAATGTACATAATATTGATATAAGGGAGTCAAAAAGGCATTTAActtgtctaggaactctatgccaagaaccattttgtagtcgtccatgtcaataatggagaaatcgAGAAGGCCAGTCCACTTCCCCAAGTTGAcctttacattacgagcaactccataagttgcacttggtgccgagttgactaCTTTAAGCCACCCCTTCTCTTTGGTGTATCTGATCCCCAGTCTTTCCGCCTCTTTTACCTCTAGAAAGTTATTGGtggctcccgtatccaacaaaACTTTAACCACGTGGTTTCTTACTATTGTTTCCACGAATAGTCGTCATTTCTTTGCGGACTTTGGCTCCTCAAACTTTACTTTAATGACACTAAGGAGATTTAACGACCCCAATCAAACTTCATCATGAAGGActtcttgctcctccatcaaAGCGGATAGTTTTTTCTTCATAGGGAACTCTCTTGCTTTATGCGGCCcttcacaaaaaaaaacactttatcTGGGGTCTCTCTCCACGTTTCTCGTCCCGATCTTCTCTACCACTGGGCTTCGTAAACTTATCTGGGTCTTCATTGTTGTAGAAATTGTCTCCACCATTTCCCCCTCGTTATTCCTCTCATAGGTCGAAtttggtttctcttgccttctcatttCGACAAGAGATTCAGCCACATCAATAGCGGTgtttagatcttggacaccacgCCGTTCCAACTCCAGCTttgcccacatttgtagaccattAGTGAAAGCGAACAAGGCTTCatcgtctgagtagttagggatctcaaggagatcagtagcgatgaactccttgacatactccttgatactcTCCCTTTGTGAGAGTCGCCGCAACTTGGCCCTTGCTTCTTGAATGACGTTTTAGGATAGAACTGTCTCTTgagttcctccttgaattcaccCTAGGTATTGATAGTACATAGACCTCTTTCTATGTCActacttcttctcctccaccacaGTATTGATGTATCTTCTAGGTACGTCGTGACAATATATATCTTTCTCGCTTCGTCCACTAGGCTGAGTGCTTTGAAGTACTAATCCAGACCCCATAAGAAGTTGTCAATCTCTTTTGCGTT
It encodes the following:
- the LOC124925774 gene encoding la protein 1: MATATPLCEETVKKVIRQVEFYFSDSNLPRDKFMSETISNSEDGLIDLSLICSFSRMRTHLNLGDVKSEEVPEETVKAVAETLRSSPFLKVSEDGKRIGRAFELPKPEEVIQQLDNRTIAASPLQYDVKLEDVESFFSQFAKVTSVRLPRHVSDKRLFCGTALIEFSTEEDAESILKQSLVHAGVELELKTKKDFDEERVKLEEASATTNVAVGRNDRKNSTAEETYTKGLIISFTLKKLLPDGSVEEITLKESSNGNDENAGEGVEKVISEKPTEEMEKENVETPEEKVVPAKEGMKDLVSREDLKEIFDKYGSVKYIEFAIGETSGFIRFNEAEAGQKARAAAALAEQGGLIVKDYIATLDSVTGEAEKEYWGKLRGGQGRYKDSKNNRGGGRCV